In one window of Silvanigrella paludirubra DNA:
- a CDS encoding NAD(P)/FAD-dependent oxidoreductase, producing the protein MNSEIYVDTVVIGSGILGLSIAYYISKKFPNMTIAVLEKNPTFGVETSSRNSEVIHAGIYYKKDSLKAKYCKLGREMIYDICKKNSIPFNKCGKFIIINNDEQYSKLIQIKENAFYNEVNLKYLDKRELSKIENLSHFTGALWSPDTGILDSHSLMKYLEQSAIENNVHFVYKSSFHKMIDMNRDAYLIEILDENYKPYHIKCRNFINSAGLNSDKVAKSCGIKDNFKIKPCRGRYFSLSYKYKNYFKNLIYPLPDPMGGLGTHITFDLNGKLKLGPDIDWSFSETHEATDIDLYKINQNDLLCQDKFLESGKKLIPSLKTEDIYPDYVGVRPKLFVDNNLYEDFLIKEITNDNLFSIHLLGIESPGLTSALAIGNEISLKIN; encoded by the coding sequence CATTGCTGTTTTAGAAAAGAACCCAACATTTGGAGTAGAAACTTCATCAAGAAATAGTGAAGTTATTCATGCTGGAATATATTATAAAAAAGATTCACTTAAAGCGAAATATTGTAAATTAGGAAGAGAAATGATTTACGATATATGTAAAAAAAATTCGATTCCATTTAATAAATGCGGTAAATTTATTATAATAAATAACGATGAACAGTATTCAAAGCTTATTCAAATAAAAGAAAATGCTTTTTATAATGAAGTAAATTTAAAATATTTAGATAAAAGAGAATTGTCTAAAATAGAAAATTTATCCCATTTTACTGGAGCATTATGGTCACCTGATACGGGTATATTAGATAGTCATTCCTTAATGAAATATTTGGAACAATCTGCAATTGAAAATAATGTACATTTTGTATATAAAAGCTCTTTTCATAAAATGATAGATATGAATAGAGATGCTTATTTAATTGAAATATTAGATGAAAATTATAAACCATATCATATTAAATGTCGAAATTTTATTAATTCTGCTGGATTAAATTCTGATAAAGTAGCAAAATCTTGTGGTATTAAAGATAATTTCAAAATAAAACCTTGTCGTGGTCGTTATTTTTCACTAAGCTACAAATATAAAAATTATTTTAAAAATTTAATTTACCCTTTACCAGATCCAATGGGAGGTTTAGGAACACATATTACATTTGATCTTAATGGTAAATTAAAATTAGGCCCCGATATTGATTGGTCATTTTCTGAAACTCATGAAGCTACAGATATTGATCTTTATAAAATAAATCAAAATGATTTATTATGCCAAGATAAATTTTTAGAATCTGGAAAAAAGTTAATTCCATCTCTTAAGACTGAAGATATCTATCCTGATTATGTAGGTGTAAGACCAAAGTTATTTGTTGATAATAATCTTTATGAAGATTTTTTAATTAAAGAAATAACAAATGATAATTTATTTTCTATTCATTTATTAGGAATTGAATCCCCTGGCCTGACTTCCGCTTTAGCAATTGGAAATGAAATTTCTTTAAAAATAAATTAA
- the sugE gene encoding quaternary ammonium compound efflux SMR transporter SugE gives MAWVYLFLAGLFEIVWAVSLKNIDGLSKPLPIIVTIVGMAISFTFLSLALKNLPIGTAYAIWTGIGAVGVAIYGIIMLGESANLIRIICLLLIVSGIIGLKLSTK, from the coding sequence ATGGCTTGGGTTTATTTATTTTTAGCAGGACTTTTTGAAATTGTTTGGGCTGTTTCGTTAAAAAATATTGATGGTTTATCTAAGCCGTTACCTATAATTGTAACTATTGTGGGAATGGCAATTAGTTTTACTTTTTTATCTTTAGCGCTTAAAAATTTGCCTATAGGAACGGCATATGCAATTTGGACTGGAATTGGTGCCGTAGGTGTTGCTATTTATGGCATAATAATGTTAGGGGAATCCGCTAATTTAATAAGAATTATTTGTTTGTTATTGATTGTTAGCGGAATAATAGGTCTAAAACTTTCAACAAAATAA